From a region of the Sulfuriferula plumbiphila genome:
- a CDS encoding formylmethanofuran dehydrogenase subunit A encodes MLRLKGGRLYDPAHGIDGQVGDLYVEDGRIVADPGPDAVIHQEIDLTNRVVMAGAIDLHTHIGGGKVNIARALLPEDHRFDPAPATDLMHAGCGHAAPSTWTTGYRYAEMGYTACFEPAMLPSNARHAHLEMGDIPMVDKGAYAMLGSDDFFLRLLATGADQRLVNDYVGWTLDSSQAMAIKVVNPGGISAFKFNARNLDLDEAHPYYSVTPRQVIQTLARAVHDLGVAHPLHVHASNLGIPGNADTTLATMAAAEGLPIHITHIQFHSYGMEGERKFSSEAERIADAINHMGNVSADVGQILFGQTVTASGDTMIQHRNRRHASPDKWVCMDIECDAGCGVVPFKYRDKNFVNALQWAIGLELFLRVTDPWRIFLTTDHPNGAPFTSYPHLIRLLMDRNFRNSKLDEINPEAAAHSQLRQLAREYDLYEIAIMTRAAPARSLGLSDRGHLGVGAAADIVVYRDDTDREVMFAKPEYVFKDGRLIVRDGRVVEVVNGAVHVVKPEYDKGIEKPLKDYFDRYMTVKMEHIKVSDDEICSCGASRLIPHKCSVSSS; translated from the coding sequence ATGCTGCGGCTTAAAGGCGGACGCCTGTACGACCCCGCCCATGGCATCGACGGTCAGGTGGGGGACCTCTATGTCGAGGACGGCCGCATCGTTGCCGATCCAGGCCCCGATGCCGTCATCCACCAGGAAATCGACTTGACGAACCGGGTGGTGATGGCCGGTGCCATCGACCTGCATACCCACATCGGCGGCGGCAAGGTGAACATCGCCCGTGCCCTGCTGCCGGAAGACCACCGATTCGACCCGGCGCCCGCCACGGACCTCATGCACGCTGGTTGTGGCCACGCCGCGCCCTCTACCTGGACCACCGGTTATCGCTATGCGGAGATGGGCTATACCGCCTGTTTCGAGCCGGCTATGCTACCTTCCAACGCGCGCCACGCCCATCTGGAAATGGGCGACATCCCCATGGTGGACAAAGGTGCCTACGCCATGCTGGGCAGCGACGATTTCTTCCTGCGCCTGTTGGCCACCGGCGCCGACCAGCGTTTGGTCAACGACTATGTGGGCTGGACCTTGGACAGCAGCCAAGCCATGGCCATCAAGGTGGTGAATCCGGGTGGCATTTCCGCTTTCAAGTTCAATGCCCGCAACCTGGACCTGGACGAGGCTCACCCCTACTATAGCGTAACGCCGCGGCAGGTGATCCAGACCCTGGCCCGGGCCGTGCACGACTTGGGCGTGGCCCACCCGCTCCATGTGCATGCCAGTAATCTGGGCATCCCCGGCAACGCCGATACCACGCTGGCCACCATGGCGGCGGCAGAGGGCCTGCCCATCCACATCACTCACATCCAGTTCCACAGCTACGGTATGGAAGGCGAGCGCAAGTTTTCTTCCGAAGCCGAGCGCATCGCCGACGCCATCAACCACATGGGCAACGTGAGCGCGGACGTGGGGCAGATTCTTTTTGGACAAACTGTCACCGCCTCTGGCGATACCATGATCCAGCACCGCAACCGCCGTCATGCCAGCCCGGACAAATGGGTATGTATGGATATCGAATGCGACGCGGGTTGCGGCGTGGTACCCTTCAAGTATCGCGACAAGAACTTCGTCAACGCCCTGCAATGGGCCATCGGCCTGGAACTGTTCCTGCGGGTGACCGACCCATGGCGCATCTTCCTCACCACCGACCACCCCAACGGGGCGCCCTTCACCAGCTACCCGCATCTGATCCGTCTGCTCATGGATCGGAATTTCCGCAATTCAAAATTGGACGAGATCAACCCGGAAGCCGCTGCCCACAGCCAGCTGCGGCAACTGGCACGGGAATACGACCTGTACGAGATCGCCATCATGACGCGCGCTGCGCCGGCCCGCTCCCTGGGCCTTTCCGACCGGGGCCACCTGGGCGTTGGCGCTGCAGCCGACATCGTGGTCTATCGGGACGATACCGACCGGGAGGTGATGTTCGCCAAACCCGAGTACGTGTTCAAGGATGGCCGTCTGATCGTGCGTGATGGCCGTGTGGTGGAGGTGGTCAACGGCGCGGTCCATGTGGTTAAACCCGAATACGACAAGGGCATCGAAAAGCCCCTGAAGGACTATTTCGATCGTTACATGACGGTGAAGATGGAACACATAAAAGTAAGCGACGACGAAATATGCAGCTGCGGCGCCAGCAGGCTCATTCCTCACAAGTGCTCGGTGAGCAGCTCATGA
- the fhcD gene encoding formylmethanofuran--tetrahydromethanopterin N-formyltransferase, whose product MIHNGVLIDDTYAEAFGMKATRIIITADNLTWAKNAANAAFGFATSVIACGCEAGIERELAPDETPDGRPGVAGLLFAMSTKELAKQLERRIGQGVLTCPSTAVFAGCDSEEKLPLGKNLRYFGDGWQISKVIAGRRYWRIPVMDGEFLAEESTGLLRSVGGGNFLVLARSRCQALSACEAAVLAIAKVPGVITPFPGGVVRSGSKIGSKYKALPASTNDAFCPTLRGVTESELSPEVEAVLEIVIDGLSDADMHAAMKAGLEAICEIGAAGGIVRLSAGNYGGKLGQFHYRLREILA is encoded by the coding sequence ATGATCCATAACGGCGTCCTCATCGACGACACCTATGCCGAGGCCTTCGGCATGAAGGCCACCCGCATCATCATCACGGCGGACAACCTCACCTGGGCGAAAAACGCCGCCAACGCCGCCTTCGGCTTCGCCACCTCGGTCATCGCCTGCGGTTGCGAGGCGGGCATCGAGCGGGAACTCGCGCCGGACGAGACACCGGATGGCCGACCCGGTGTGGCCGGCCTGCTGTTCGCGATGTCAACAAAAGAACTCGCCAAGCAGTTGGAGCGCCGTATTGGCCAAGGCGTGCTCACCTGCCCCAGTACCGCCGTGTTCGCCGGCTGCGACAGTGAGGAAAAACTTCCCCTGGGCAAGAACCTGCGCTATTTCGGGGACGGCTGGCAAATATCCAAGGTCATCGCCGGTCGCCGCTACTGGCGCATCCCGGTGATGGACGGGGAATTCCTGGCCGAGGAAAGCACAGGCCTGCTGCGTTCCGTGGGCGGCGGCAACTTCTTGGTGCTGGCGCGTTCACGTTGTCAGGCACTAAGCGCGTGCGAAGCGGCTGTGCTGGCCATCGCCAAGGTACCGGGTGTCATCACGCCCTTCCCCGGTGGCGTGGTTCGCTCCGGCTCAAAAATAGGTTCCAAGTACAAGGCTTTGCCCGCCTCCACCAACGATGCCTTCTGTCCCACCCTGCGTGGCGTCACGGAATCCGAACTGTCACCAGAGGTGGAGGCTGTGCTGGAAATCGTCATCGACGGGTTGTCCGATGCCGATATGCACGCCGCCATGAAAGCGGGCCTGGAGGCAATTTGCGAGATTGGCGCGGCGGGTGGCATCGTGCGCCTGTCCGCTGGCAACTATGGCGGCAAATTGGGGCAATTCCACTATCGTCTGCGGGAGATACTGGCATGA